The window GCTGATGGCTTTACATAATTAATACAGTTCACTCATAAAAACTCTTTCTTCGCTCTCTCCTTAGCCTCGCTTCTCTCACACCTTCATCCACCTCCTCCCCACTCTTCTCACCACAATGCAGCAGAGCACATCCACCACAGACCCTGTATATGTGTTTTTGATTTAACTTTGAGAGACTCCAGTCTTTGATCATATTAGCTGTAAAAGCTTAAAGCTGAATGTATTTTACATGAAAAACTTTACAGcatcttttaaataaataaaatgaatagtATAATACAACATTATAGATTATCCTGGTCAAAGTACAGGCTGTTACATAAAACAGGCCCTCTCTGTGCATCTTAAAACTATAAAACCTTGCCAGCTTTCAGCAGCATCAACAATCCTTTATTATCCATCGAGTTAGTGTACAGACTAACATTGTCTGCGTAGAGCTGCAGATCAAAGACTTAAAGATATTAATTTGGGAAGGTCAGTTTACTGTGTTTAGAGCACTTCCAGTcagcataaacatgtttattggcTCTTCCACAACATGAACAACAAGAACAGAAATTGAATTACTCTACTTTAAGTAATTAAACCAAAGCTTAAGACATGGCTTCTTAATTTGAGGACTTGTTTATTTACTATTCACTGACTTTATATATAAAACTTTCTATTTtattagaaaataaatatatgttgctttctttttctgcagGTATATCACAGGACTTCATTACACCCATGTTCAACTTTTACAAAAGCATCTGCGAACTCCACATGGCACAGGAGGAACAGGCTCTCCTTACTGCCGTAACCATCCTGACACCAGGTGAGCACCCCCAAAAAATAGCGTTAACGGCATTGATTTGgaggtattttgttgtttcctaaAGTAATATTTGATTCAAATTTTGATTTCTGTGAAGATGATGATCACTATCCACTCTATTCCTCTCCAGATCGGCCTTATGTCAAAGATCAGCAGGCTGTTGAGAGACTTCAGGAGCCCATGCTGGATGTGCTGAGGAAGCTGTGCGCCCTGCAGCATCCGCAGGAACCGCAGTACTTTGCTCGTCTCCTGGGCCGTCTGACAGAGCTGAGAACGCTCAACCACTTCCACGCGGAGATGCTCACATCCTGGAGAACGAACGACCACAAATTTACCCCGCTGCTCTGTGAGATCTGGGATGTGCAGTGACGGGCCAGGACGAGAGAAGAAGGCGGTAACACAGGGGTGATAATGTGGACATTAACTTACAAGACAACATCATAGCTCAAACTTACAGTCCTTTCCCAGCCTCTGTTGTGAAGCCATGACATTGGATTTAGTCATGTAGTGATTGCTTTAGAATGCTGCTTGTGCCTTTCTCATGGATTACTCTATTATTTTTAACCATTCACAGCACAAAGAGGCTCCTGTTCAAATATTGGGATTtggcaaacctttttttttaactgtgtatATCATGCAAAACATTGATTAGTCAAACAAGTACAAACACTGGAAAGCCATGGTGGTGCTCCTAAGAAGTGGAAGGCTTAGATTAAGTGTGATAATGGGTGAATCCTACGATCTGCctgaataaatattttcaagaaaaaaaaggtttaccTGGAAATAGTTTTCATAATAGTTAGTCACAACATCTGGGATGCAGTTATTCAATAAAGAGtaagcaaaaccaaaaaaaacaaaaacattgtcaCCTTTTCTGCTTGATCATATTTGTACAATCTTTCATTTTTACATCTTCCAGAAACATTGACTTTTTATTCCTTATTTATGCCTGTAGGTAGCCATCTGGCCAAACAAAGTTAGAGGGCCGTgacagggatttttttttgcatgttttaacCAATTTTCTAATAGCCAATAAAGATTATTTAAGATAAATGTTTGgctctttttctcttcctggTGGTAATGGCACTGTGAATCAGAAGCTTTAAGAGCTAAAGTAGAAATGGCAACATTTAGGGATTCATGTTTGGAAAGAGATTTATCAGATGTTGAGTCCTGTGTTATGATATGTTATAAAAATCCTTAATTACAGTGTCTACCCTTTAGGTTCATTATCATCCACAAACCAGCATTTGTttgatttagaagaaaaaaagaacatatgTAAAACTCATTTAAGGAAATTTATTTATCATTGCACACAAATCATTTAATCAGATCTTTCTacaaataaaagttaaataacTTTAACATGGTGCAACTCTAAGTCTAATTTTTGTAGTACATAAATTTGAATAAACTTTACATCATTTACAAAGGGTTTTTTTGTCATGCAATGTTcacttttttaaactgaaaattctCAGATAGTTGTATCTGTGCACCTAAACCCAAACTGTATCACAGATTTTCTAAGAGAAAATTGCACTTAGCTGTATCATAGCACCATCTGGTGGCAACAAATGTTACCTTTTGGAATAACAttgtttaataaaatgttaaaatgttacaaaaagaaagagagagagcggaATCTGTTAAGCTATGCTGACCACAGATTAAAAATTCTACCTGACTCATTGACGTGGAGATAAACTGCAGGCTGGGAACAAAAACCAGCTACAACCTTAAGACATTTATAGGTGTCCTCTGTCCCGGCTGGTGGCAGGTGTTTCTGTATCTGGATAAACCAGGAAGCCTGAGAACGTGGTGTACCTGCCCTGGTTGCTGTAAACAGCAAAGCGCTCATCCTGTTGACTGTACAGCCACACACTGTCGCCCCTGCTGAGAGACAGCAACAAACTCTGACTCTGCATTTCCCTTCTCTTTGATGTGTCATCATCAAACACCATTGCCTGCACCTCGCCCTTCCCGGTCATCAGCTTCACTGAAACAGCCCTACGAGGGTGTTTCCCCACAGTGAAGGCGAAGAAGTACACCCCTGGGAAGTGGCAGGTGAAGCGGCCAGAGGTTTTGTTGAAATGGCCCCCTATGTTGACATATTCTACATCAAAGGTGATTGGTGGCTTTTCTTGTGTCCAGCTGCTGTAACCCATGAGGGTTGATGTCCGTGCTACTGAGAAGGCAGACCGTGGCTGCTCTCTCTGGCCTCTGACCTGAGGTGGACAGTTTGGGTAGGGTAGAGCAGGTGTAGACAAGTGGTTGCTGATGTAGCTGGTTGCCATGGCATCAGGATAGACCAGGTAACCTGAGAAGGTGATGTAAGGCCCAGCGTTGCTGTACAAAGCATACTGGGGGCTAGGCTGCAAACGCAACCACACTATGTCCATTTTCTTCAAACCGATCATGAGACTTTGGCTCTGAACTTTTCTCCCTTTCTTGCGGAAGTCGTCATAAGCTATAGCCTGCACCTCCTCTCCGTTCTTCACCAGAATGACAGAAAGCATTTTTTTGGGAAATTTCCCCACAGAGAAGGAGAAATAGTAAGCCCCCGGGATGCGACAGCGGAAATGGCCAGTGTCTGGATTGAAATCCCCTCCAATGTTGACCACGAGCCTGTTGAAGGTCACTGCCTTCTGCTTGCCTCCCACCACGCTACTGGTTTGCGTGGCAGAGAAAGCAGAGAGGAGACCTGTTGGCGCGGGAGGAGCATAAAGGGGAGAAGCTGGTCCAAAGCAGTTGATGAGGAGGAACAAACATAGCACGTAGCAGTGTGTGCTCCACTGATctgaaaacaagacagaaataCCTGTGAAATTACATAATGAGATATCAGTCACTCAAAGCACAGGTACATATATACCTGTTATATATTGTTTCTGTTGGAGGGAACCAACGATTTTCACCTTTAAGATATCATACTAACCAAGTTGTAGCTTCATATTtaaccccccacccacccacacacacacgcactttcAAGTGTTCATCTTCTTACCTAACTCTGTCAGAAATTGAACAAGATTGAGTCAGGGACTGGGAAACACAGGGGGAAATATTGTACCGAAAACAGTTCAATATCTCTGACACTGTCTAATTCCTCTCCCGTGATTAATGTATGTGATAAGTGCTGTCTGTCAGAACAATTATGCCAAAACTGTCAAGTCAAATTTGCATAAAACTCAGAGAGGTGGTGAAGGAAATTTTGGTTACATTTTAAATCCAAATCACTTTCTTTAAGTCTTCTAAGGGCTCTATGAGTGCTTCTCTAAGATACCTAGACTAAAAATCAGTGTTTAACTGAACTGCTCACAGCACATATCCATCAGGTAAAGCTTTAAAGGTCACTTAAAACTAAAAGGCTGGCAGCAAAGTGAAGTACACTTTATTTAGGCCTGGGAAGTATGGCTGCTCTCTGTTAACATAAATCTTTCTACTTGAATTAAGCCCTCGGTGTGAGCAGCAGCCCCTGTAATATGGCTGGTATTGTCTGTTCTCTCTGTGCACTGACAGAAGGGCTGCATTAGGTGCTGgttcatctgttcctctgtgTGCTGAACAATGGAAAATTTCAAATGGCTGTGGAGGTGGAGCAGAACAAAATGCTAAAAGATATGAGAGCAAAACAATTTAGGAAACATTAGTTTATAAGTGCACAGGTTGACATAAATCAGCTACCATTACCATATTATcatgaatataaaaaaatatttttttacaagCATAACTTATTAAATTTTACCGTCACACACATTTGTGAGCACAAACCTACACAGACAGAAATTTATGATCCTAAAATTTCTAATCCTTCACAAAATGTAATACTGTGTACGTACatgcataaaaaatacattttaaatactaCAAGGTCAGATCTGTCTGATGATAGTTAAATATGTAACTCTGAGCACGAGCTGTCTTAACTAAATCCAAAAACTCTTGCTATCCAGTTGAAATTAAGTTTTCAAAACCtaattttaaccttttaaaacaaTCTTGCATTTGTTGCATTCTTTAAAGTAAGTACTTACATTTATATAGCAGTAACACAGAGTGTAAATACATACAAAATACATAAACTAAGTCACAGAAATACATTTatgacaaatggcataataaaaaaaacccctcacaCTCATTCAAACACAGTGCTTGCATTAAAACATAATCTATCCGTAAGAGACATAAAAACGCACCTGTGGAGCTACGATGGGGCAGAAACCGCATGGTGAAAGTTGTTGCACTGCTAATGTCCACATTACAGGCCTGACACCCAAAGGGGAAAAGGTTTTGTCCATTCGGAtatgagaggaggaggaggagctccaAACCCCCTCCAATATATTCTTCCTATTCATCCATGAGACAAAAAATATCCCAAAATTCAACAGGACTCTGCAGGTTTACTGGACCCTGGAGATGTTCAGTCTAAGAAATGCGTTGAATTGTCTAACACTGGGAAAGATGATATCAGGCACTGTGGTAACCTCTGAACAACAACAAGCACAGCTGGGAAGCACAtgtagaaaaaaatgtgttgccaaatgaccaaaaaaatgGCCATGTTGATGTTAATAGCAACTATTCTACTACAGCTTCTGCAGTGCAAAAAATACTGATGCTgccagtgctacccctcagcctcctagtagagGCACATGGTATACATTTGAAAATCCAGGTGACTTCCTTCTTGAGACACACGCACTAATCTGCTTCTGTCCCCTCCCATGCATGCTGACTTTTGAACTGTGGTGCTGATAACAAGCCAGTTGGTCACTACTCACTTTATTAcatgatgattattatttatGAGTTTGATAAAGtaatttttatttctcatttttattagTCCGAACTGATTTCTGGGTCAAAGTAAGATGTCAAAGTCCTTTTGGTGCTGACCTTTGAAAAAGCTATAACAAATCAGGATATGGCTCTTATGTGTTGGCATTTATGTAAGATGTTTTCTTTGACAGTTTCTACTGCCTGGTTTTAATTAGGTGTTGCTGAAAGGTCTTTGCTCTTTCAATTACATATAGTTTCAATGGGTTTCATTGTGATCTGTTGTTAATCAGAAATAGCCCTGCATGTGCACAGTAGATGAGTTgggttcatatatatatatatatatatatatatatatatatatatatatatatatatatatatatatatatatatatatatatatatatatatatatacatatacacttttatatataaatatttatactttcatatatatattaacaGCTTTAATGTCTACTCCTCTTATGAAATGAAGTTGATGCTATACTATTGCACTGTATGTTAGGTGTACAAAGTAGAAAACATATGCATACAAGCGCAGTGATATTGGGTTAAATATTGCACCAACATTTAACCCTGGATGAATATCTGAAcactcttcttggcagaattggtAGAGTTCATTTTAATTGGTTGGTTTTCTGGAATGGACACAGCTTTTAAATGCAGCCCACAAATTTTTAAGTAGGGTTAAGTTTGGGGCTTTGGGATGGCCATTAGAGAAGTTTAATGTTAGTATGCGTTATCCATTCCAAAACCACTTTTGATGTGCATTTCAGATCACTGTCAAGAATCACTGAAGAATTTGAAGTTAATCCCCCTTTTTTATTATTCCATCTACTTTGTGCAATGTACCAGAACTAATGACAGCAGAACAGCCTTAGGAAATggtgctaccaccaccatgctagATAGTTAGTACAGTCTCCTTCAGCTTAAAGGCATTACCTTGTGTCATTGTGGCCAAATAGCtaattgtttattttgtctGAACATAAAACTTTTCTCTGGAAGCCATTTGGCTTGTCCATGTGAGCAGCTGCAGATATTGGTCAAGCTCAATTTTGGATGCATAAATATATAtcactatatatatatcactCCTGTCACATAAATCtcataaatctgttttttcttagttgaaaaaaaattcaacttGCCTGTAACTGTtcactgcttcttctttttttcatgttatgcaattaaaaatgaaacGTACAGGCCAGTCCATGTTACCCATATTTATCGTTTTCCATTAGGGCTTACTTCAAGAAGACGTTACCTTTACTTggaataatattttttaaccaTTCGAGAAACATGTTTGCATCATGAGTGTGTTAGACAAGCAGCTGCTGTGTCAGTCACGTTCACGTCCCTCCGTTCACTATCACCGTGACGCAGAGAACCCGGAAGACGTGTGTTTGCTGTCAATGCCAACGACAGAAAGAAGGCACTGAGAGCTAAAAAGCCCGCATTTAAGACAAGATGGCAGGACTGCCCCGCAGGATCATTAaggtaaaaagaacaaaatcacGCCTCAAACAACAGCATGCCTTTTGTAATAACGGCAAAAACGCCGCAATCACAGCCACAAACTCCTAAACGCTCTGGTGGTGCGCCCGGCGAGCAGTTTTGTGTGCTAACATTAGCATCTCGCTGGCTAACGGGTAGTTAGTTAAAGTAACTTCCGCTTCGTTTCTGCACCCACATACGCCGAGACACGGCGGGTTAAAAATACACCACCGTGCTGTAACGATGGTGGATAAAAGTCCTTACCTTTTCTAAATATACTTatctaaatatatttttctggtGTTCTCAAGTTGCTTGTAGTGCTGACAGAAAGGCTGGCTAGCTAAAATGCTAACACCGGCTAGTTGTTTAGCATTGCTTGTATTTTAATAAAGCCCGACACTGCAAGCCTCGTGCCTTTACTGTATACTGCAATAACTTAAAATCACACACCCGTTTTATTTtcgttatttatttttatttttggcaatCATTGGGAGTTAAAGGTTAGTAAGGTAATCAAAACGTGTTTAAAAACTGCACAAGAAATTGGATGAATGAAATCGCTCCCACTGTGGGTTACTTCAACAAGGCCGATGACTTTCTGTTAATGATAACATTATGACTTGCTAATTTACTTAACGAGCTTAATGATTTGTAAAACTGTTGTTAGGTTGGCATATTTAAGGCCTTTAGAGTTTCCTTTTCTGTACGCCAGCCCAAATCAAAAATCCACACTTGCGTTACACGCAACCtgacgattttttttttttttggggggggggtccaTGTTTTTAGAGCGAGTGTGACTGCTTGTTGTATTTGTTATGTTACATTTAGGGTCACAGTTCAttgattaaaatacattttcactcGTTTGCCTTCTTAGAAGGGTAATGTGttattttcccatttttctgtgttttcctgAGTGTGCATTTTCTCAACCAAGCTTTCAAAATGTAGTTGATTCCTCACTTTTGTTTCCTTCTAGATCTGTAGTTGCAGACACAAGCTTTTTCTTAGCACACACATCAATAAAAAGGGGACCTTTTGTGGTTGACTATCCACGTTCGTTACCTTATTATACAGAAATGTGTGCAAAAATAATTGAGTGAATGTTAAAACAAATACAGTACAATTGATTTGGTGGCTTCCAGCCTTCATCTATGCAGGAAAAACCTTTGTTTGAAAACGTGTAGTGTCCAGGTGTGTGAGGAAGCAGGCCACAGCCCAGACTTGGTGGGAAGAGGTGGAAGGGCTGGGAACAGTATTTGATGGGACGAGCCCTTGAGCCCTGAGAGCGTGTGACTGGGACTGGAAACCCCTCTACTGTCTGTGTTTTCACTGCATGGTTTTGTCTGTGGGTTATCTGAAACATTTCAGGAATCTCACTCCCAGTTgcatggaggaaatgagtgtcaAAAACAAGTGTGGTGGTTGTTGGAACATTTATTCAATTATATTTTGAATACtgtaaagtttgttttgttggagTCAGTTGTGCAGTTCAAACCGCAAAAGAAGAGActatcatttttaaaactgagaaaataaCGAAACAGTTTTGTTCAACTTACTTAAATACTTACTTCAACTTACTTCAACTTACTTAAATACTTGAGTCCTGTGAAAACCAAGTTCATCCTTACTGCTTCATTGGGAATCAAGAAGGAAgatagcagccaggtgctgataATCAAATGCACATAATTAATTGATTGGCAGGTTTTGTCACTTTGGGGCATTTAGGCACAATCTCCCAGGAGTGGGCGTCCCAGCAAATTTCCCTCAAGCTCGGATTGTGCAATGCTCAAAGAAACTGCAAAGTCTCCTTTGCGAAGAAAGTCTCCTCCTAAAAAGAACAAGGCAGCGCcacttaggtttgcaaagttgcatgtAAGCCAAACCCTTTAAAGTTAAATCATGATAACTCAAGGAAATATGTATTTACTATATCACGATATCTCAAGGAAATTGAGATGTATTTTGTGTTGAGCTTGCTAACCAGCTGCTTAAAAACCTGCCTTTATACCATGCAATCAGATCGCAAATTTGCATTTGCTCTTCCTGTCATATTGAGTGCTTCAGCAGTGTTTGGTTGTGTCATTTAAGTAGGGGTCACACATCACCAGCTGCTGGTGTCTTATCTTTTGTAGCCTGTTTACACCTTCTGTAGGAACAGTTTTCTTGCACATTTTGCAGAGTACATTGTTAGGAGCTGttaaatccccccccccctttttttttttttaaactaagacTAAGActtgtggggtgggggggggggggtcctttGGACAGAGGAGACCAAAGTGAACAcaacatatcagcacaaacacctcatgccaaatgtcaagcacggtggtggtaGGGTGATGATTTTGCCTTGTTTTGAAGTCACAGGACTTGGGCACCTTGCTGTCATTGAGTGGACCATGCACTCCTCTGTATATCAATGTATTTTAGAGTGAAatatgaggccatctgtccaaaaGTAAAAGCTTGGTGAAAATtaggtcatgcaacaggacaatgatcacagcagcaaatctataGCAGAAtgtttgaggaaaaaaacataaagtcaaagtccagaccttaGCCTGACTGAAATACTGTGGTGGGATTTTAAGAGAGCTGTGGATAAGTGAAAGTCTGGAAACcccaatgaactgaagcaatgtaTTAAAGAAGAGTGAGCCAGAATTCCTCCAAAataatgtgagagactgatgaatgaagtcatacagaaaagaACGTTAAATTACTACTTAAAGAACGTTAAATTACTTTAAGTAATAGCTAAAGGGCGTTCCACAAACTATTGAATCATGGGGGTgtgcttagtttttcacagaccTTCAGAGAGTGCTGTTTAATAGCCTGAATGTAGTTTTCTCTTCAGGGGTATTGCTAGTCTGTCACTTGTACCTCCTCATGCATACCACAAACCATATCGGATACCTGCTCCTCTGTCACTGTAAAGGTATGTGTTTTAGTGGGTTACCTGGCTTTGACCTTCAGCTGGGAGTAGACTTGCTGCGGTGTCTGATACACTCATAGCGGGGTTGCCACGAAAAGACCCTCACAGAAGAGTTTTTAGATTCCCACTGCTGAAGTGAGTATGAAGTCCACCAACAGACTTCTGCCTACAACCACCATTGTTAGGATAATGACACACAGCTTTTTGTGGCCTGATTTGGAGTGGGCTATGTTCAGAGTTTTGATTTCAAATCTGTCTAAGCACCATGTTTTCACCGATGCTCTTATTGACAGCATGTGTGATATTCAT is drawn from Pelmatolapia mariae isolate MD_Pm_ZW linkage group LG7, Pm_UMD_F_2, whole genome shotgun sequence and contains these coding sequences:
- the c1qtnf13 gene encoding complement C1q tumor necrosis factor-related protein 4; this translates as MRFLPHRSSTDQWSTHCYVLCLFLLINCFGPASPLYAPPAPTGLLSAFSATQTSSVVGGKQKAVTFNRLVVNIGGDFNPDTGHFRCRIPGAYYFSFSVGKFPKKMLSVILVKNGEEVQAIAYDDFRKKGRKVQSQSLMIGLKKMDIVWLRLQPSPQYALYSNAGPYITFSGYLVYPDAMATSYISNHLSTPALPYPNCPPQVRGQREQPRSAFSVARTSTLMGYSSWTQEKPPITFDVEYVNIGGHFNKTSGRFTCHFPGVYFFAFTVGKHPRRAVSVKLMTGKGEVQAMVFDDDTSKRREMQSQSLLLSLSRGDSVWLYSQQDERFAVYSNQGRYTTFSGFLVYPDTETPATSRDRGHL